A window of the Bacillota bacterium genome harbors these coding sequences:
- a CDS encoding glutamate--tRNA ligase, producing MEQVRVRFAPSPTGYLHVGGARTALFNWLFARHHGGVFVLRIEDTDTERSTKESMECILESMRWLGLDWDEGPEVGGDYGPYLQSERGEYYQEAVEKLLRMGRAYKCYCTPEELDEMREKALAEGRAPKYDGRCRDLTPEECAKLEAMGRKPVIRFKTNMDGETVINDLIRGPVTFANEVLDDFVLVKSDGGPTYNFAVVVDDVAMGITHVIRGEDHLSNTPRQIQLYEALGYALPQFAHIPMILGPDRKRLSKRHGATSVMEYEGAGYLPEAFVNYLALLGWAYDDHTELFTREELIAKFTLDKVSKNPAVFDNKKLLWMNGVYLRDLPLEDLVKRGVPWMQRAGYLPEELDDKLRDKVSKVFAAVQTRVRTLEELVNASYYFFTDAPQYDQSMVQKFLVKEYVPDMLKQLLERLLPLEPFTEETIEKVFVSLQQELDIGLGKLIQPVRVAVTGTNVSPGMYEVLALLGKAKTCERIRHAYQMSKELLGQSS from the coding sequence ATGGAACAGGTAAGAGTCAGATTTGCACCTAGCCCGACGGGCTATTTGCATGTGGGCGGTGCCCGGACGGCACTGTTTAACTGGTTGTTCGCCCGCCATCACGGTGGTGTCTTTGTGTTAAGGATAGAAGATACGGATACCGAACGATCCACAAAGGAATCCATGGAATGCATTCTGGAGAGTATGCGCTGGTTGGGCCTGGATTGGGACGAAGGCCCCGAGGTAGGCGGGGATTATGGTCCCTATCTGCAAAGTGAGCGTGGGGAGTACTATCAGGAGGCGGTGGAGAAGCTTCTGCGCATGGGGCGGGCCTACAAGTGCTACTGCACCCCAGAGGAGCTCGATGAGATGCGCGAGAAGGCCCTGGCCGAAGGACGGGCTCCCAAGTATGACGGGCGGTGTCGGGACTTGACGCCGGAGGAGTGTGCAAAGCTGGAGGCCATGGGGCGCAAACCGGTCATCCGATTCAAGACCAATATGGACGGAGAGACGGTGATCAACGACCTGATCCGGGGCCCGGTTACCTTTGCCAATGAAGTCCTGGATGACTTCGTCCTGGTGAAATCCGATGGCGGTCCCACCTACAACTTTGCCGTAGTGGTGGACGATGTGGCCATGGGGATCACCCATGTGATCCGCGGGGAGGACCATCTGTCTAACACCCCCAGGCAGATACAGCTCTATGAAGCCCTGGGCTATGCTCTACCCCAGTTTGCCCACATCCCTATGATCCTGGGGCCCGATCGGAAACGGCTGAGCAAGCGGCACGGTGCCACTTCCGTCATGGAATACGAAGGGGCAGGCTACTTACCCGAGGCCTTTGTGAACTATCTGGCCCTGTTGGGTTGGGCGTACGATGACCATACGGAGCTTTTCACCCGGGAGGAGCTCATTGCGAAGTTCACCCTGGACAAGGTGTCTAAGAACCCAGCCGTTTTCGACAACAAAAAGCTTTTGTGGATGAACGGTGTTTATCTGCGGGATCTGCCCCTGGAGGATTTGGTAAAGCGGGGAGTACCCTGGATGCAAAGGGCGGGTTATCTGCCGGAAGAGCTGGACGACAAACTACGGGACAAGGTTTCCAAGGTTTTCGCCGCGGTGCAGACCCGGGTGCGCACCTTGGAGGAACTGGTGAACGCCAGCTACTACTTCTTCACCGACGCCCCGCAATATGACCAGTCGATGGTGCAGAAGTTCCTGGTGAAGGAGTACGTCCCGGATATGCTCAAGCAATTGCTGGAACGGCTGTTGCCCCTTGAGCCCTTTACCGAGGAAACTATTGAGAAAGTATTCGTAAGCCTGCAGCAGGAGCTGGATATTGGTTTGGGTAAACTGATCCAGCCGGTGCGGGTGGCGGTGACCGGTACCAATGTGAGTCCGGGGATGTACGAGGTTTTGGCCCTCCTAGGTAAGGCTAAGACCTGCGAACGGATTCGGCACGCTTATCAGATGAGCAAGGAACTGCTGGGCCAAAGTTCTTAG
- a CDS encoding CehA/McbA family metallohydrolase, whose product MQIKKFFTEPNWYRGNLHCHSNRSDGGKPPEEVFAWYEEQGFDFIALTDHQKFFPGGQYGNLLVIPGIEERFHVVGLGMKEYPDEEVDRSERQKVIDAILAHGGIAFQAHPYWLGMTDPELAACRGIFGVEVYNSVCDYTIARGYSHVHWDNQLSAGNFLLGLAVDDAHWHETEAGEGKGYVMVNTTELTTEHILSALLAGNYFSTQGPLFKALEITGDNEVYARFSRATRVDVVGSHQRGKVLLSEKGIEEVRYQIPPNQRYVRIQITDQAGKMAWSNPLIPFGEQG is encoded by the coding sequence ATGCAGATCAAAAAGTTTTTTACCGAACCGAATTGGTACCGGGGTAATCTCCATTGCCATTCCAACCGGTCCGACGGTGGAAAACCACCGGAGGAAGTCTTTGCCTGGTATGAAGAACAGGGCTTTGATTTTATCGCCTTGACAGATCATCAGAAATTCTTTCCGGGGGGACAGTATGGGAATCTCCTGGTGATCCCGGGCATCGAAGAACGTTTTCACGTGGTTGGTTTGGGCATGAAGGAATACCCCGATGAGGAAGTAGATCGCAGTGAACGGCAAAAGGTGATCGATGCTATCCTGGCCCATGGAGGCATTGCCTTCCAGGCCCACCCCTATTGGTTGGGCATGACAGATCCGGAATTGGCCGCCTGTCGCGGCATTTTTGGCGTGGAGGTGTACAACTCCGTCTGTGACTACACCATTGCCCGGGGTTATTCCCACGTCCATTGGGATAACCAGCTTTCCGCCGGCAACTTCCTCCTGGGTCTTGCGGTGGACGATGCCCACTGGCACGAGACCGAAGCCGGGGAGGGTAAGGGCTATGTGATGGTTAATACCACGGAACTGACCACCGAGCATATTCTCTCTGCTCTCTTGGCGGGGAACTACTTTTCCACCCAAGGGCCTTTGTTCAAGGCGTTAGAGATCACTGGGGACAATGAGGTCTATGCCCGGTTTTCCCGGGCCACCCGGGTGGATGTTGTGGGCAGTCACCAACGGGGGAAGGTCCTCCTGAGCGAGAAGGGTATTGAAGAGGTGAGGTATCAGATCCCGCCGAATCAGCGGTACGTACGGATCCAGATTACTGACCAGGCGGGGAAGATGGCCTGGAGCAATCCGCTGATCCCCTTTGGCGAGCAGGGGTAA
- a CDS encoding amidohydrolase encodes MPQGEFVITNAQIITCDEEERVFSQGDIHVKDGKIVGVGPQLPVPPGAKIFDATGYLAIPGLINAHTHAAMTLFRGFKDDVDLWEWLQEHIWPAEAKLEAEDVYWGTLLACIEMLKAGVTTFVDMYFFMEQVAEAVAEAGMRAYLAWGITDGTDGGAKGLAETEELLARWEDGAEGRIKILLGPHAPYTCSRKLLERVRDFALAQGVPVHIHLSETRQEVLDSQRERGVTPVQWLREVGLLHPEIQLIAAHCVHLTPEDIQLCKEHAVGVVHCLGSNLKLASGVAPVPELLEAGVKVSLGTDGAASNNNLDVLREMRLVALVHDGIQGKPGLVPASKVLAMATGMGALVLGRPDLGRLKVGARADIVLLNNTGAHWYPKGDLVSALIYSGNSADVDTVIIDGRFVVSKGKVLTIDEEEVKQEVEKRAWRLRAKTKD; translated from the coding sequence GTCTTTTCCCAGGGAGACATCCACGTCAAAGACGGGAAGATCGTGGGAGTAGGTCCCCAGCTTCCTGTGCCACCGGGGGCGAAGATCTTCGATGCCACAGGATACCTCGCCATCCCGGGTCTTATCAACGCCCATACCCATGCGGCCATGACCCTGTTTCGGGGGTTTAAGGACGATGTGGATCTTTGGGAGTGGTTGCAGGAGCATATTTGGCCTGCGGAGGCAAAGCTGGAGGCGGAAGACGTATACTGGGGCACTTTGCTCGCCTGTATCGAGATGCTGAAGGCCGGGGTCACCACCTTTGTAGACATGTACTTTTTTATGGAGCAGGTGGCGGAAGCGGTGGCGGAGGCGGGGATGCGGGCTTACCTGGCCTGGGGGATCACCGATGGCACCGATGGTGGAGCCAAGGGGCTAGCGGAAACGGAAGAGCTTTTGGCCCGCTGGGAGGATGGGGCCGAGGGCCGGATCAAGATCCTTTTGGGTCCCCATGCGCCCTATACCTGCTCCCGAAAGTTGCTCGAACGGGTGCGGGACTTTGCCCTGGCCCAGGGGGTGCCGGTGCATATTCATCTTTCGGAAACCCGGCAGGAAGTGCTGGACAGTCAACGGGAGCGGGGGGTTACCCCGGTGCAGTGGCTGAGGGAAGTGGGATTGCTGCATCCTGAGATCCAGCTCATTGCCGCCCATTGTGTGCACCTGACCCCCGAGGACATTCAGCTCTGCAAGGAGCATGCCGTGGGCGTGGTTCACTGCTTGGGTAGCAACCTAAAACTGGCCTCGGGAGTGGCCCCCGTGCCGGAGCTTCTTGAGGCCGGAGTGAAGGTCTCCCTGGGGACCGATGGGGCGGCCAGTAACAATAATCTTGATGTGCTTAGAGAAATGCGTCTGGTGGCCTTAGTTCATGACGGGATCCAGGGAAAACCGGGCCTGGTGCCTGCATCTAAGGTACTGGCCATGGCTACGGGGATGGGCGCTTTGGTCTTAGGCCGGCCTGACTTGGGGCGCCTGAAGGTGGGAGCCCGGGCGGACATTGTCCTCTTGAATAACACCGGTGCCCATTGGTATCCTAAGGGAGATCTGGTTTCCGCCCTCATCTACAGCGGCAACTCCGCGGATGTGGATACAGTGATTATCGATGGTAGGTTTGTGGTGTCCAAAGGAAAAGTGTTGACCATAGACGAAGAAGAAGTGAAACAGGAAGTCGAAAAGCGCGCTTGGCGATTGCGTGCCAAGACCAAGGATTGA